In the genome of bacterium, the window ACCTCATCTTCGCCATCGGCATGATGGCGTTTCTCGGGCCCGGTTTTTGGAACCTCATTTGGGCGCTTGCGCTCAAGGGCTGGATCGAGTTCTACCGGCTCGCCCGCGGGGAGACGCTGTCGCAGGCCAACCGGGAATACGTGGAGGCGGCCCGGGCGATGGGCTACCCCAACTCCTGGATCCTCGTGAGCGAGATCCTGCCCAACATCGTGAACACGGTGGCCGTCGTGGCGCTCTTGCGCTTGGGCTACTTTATGGTCCTCGAAGCGTCGCTGTCGTTTCTCGGCGTCGGCATCCCGCCGAGCATTCCGGCCTGGGGCTCCATGATCAACGAGGGCCGGAACGTCCTGTTCACCGCGTGGTGGGTGAGCACGATCCCAGGACTCGCGCTCCTCGTCCTCGTGCTGGCCGTTAATCTCTTCGGCGAGCGGATGCGGGAGATTCTCGATCCACACACCGCCGCCCGATAAGGCGGCTACCAGCCGTCACGTTCCCGGGGGGACGGTCGCCTGCACTCGGGCGTAGTCCTCGGGCGTGTTGACGTTCACAAACGAGCGGAGGTCGGGGTCGAACCGGCGGAGCTCCTCGACTTCGACGGTGCGCACGCGCACATCCTTGAGAAATCCTGTATTGCGCCCCCGGCGCGCGATGCATCGCCGGATCGGTTCCAAGCACGCAGGCGTGTAGACGGCGTGGAGGGGTTCATAGTCCCCGCCGTGCCGGGGGATCACGACGTCCACCCCCTCGGCGAGCGAGCCGAGGTAGAGGACGAGGGCGGGGTTCAAGAACGGCATATCGCAGGCGCACACGAACGTCGGCCCCCCCGTGTGCAGGACCCCCGTGAAGATCCCGACCAGAGATTGACGCCCGGGAAGGGCATCGGGTACGAGCCGGACTCCGAGGTGCTGGTA includes:
- a CDS encoding ABC transporter permease, yielding MSASTLSLLYPMRRHGARALSSVHRVSAGLAAESVGCAAGVLVALYVLGAVFAPLIAPYSPAATDLAARLAPPSSVHWLGTDALGRDVLSRMIYGARVSILVGVLTVGLSAVAGTALGMLGAYVRGGIDMIGARLVELLQAFPYLIFAIGMMAFLGPGFWNLIWALALKGWIEFYRLARGETLSQANREYVEAARAMGYPNSWILVSEILPNIVNTVAVVALLRLGYFMVLEASLSFLGVGIPPSIPAWGSMINEGRNVLFTAWWVSTIPGLALLVLVLAVNLFGERMREILDPHTAAR
- a CDS encoding molybdenum cofactor guanylyltransferase; the encoded protein is MGVTLGGVILAGGESRRMGRPKALLPIGGTTLIEAVIARLREACPEILIVTNTPELYQHLGVRLVPDALPGRQSLVGIFTGVLHTGGPTFVCACDMPFLNPALVLYLGSLAEGVDVVIPRHGGDYEPLHAVYTPACLEPIRRCIARRGRNTGFLKDVRVRTVEVEELRRFDPDLRSFVNVNTPEDYARVQATVPPGT